A window of Oculatellaceae cyanobacterium contains these coding sequences:
- a CDS encoding ABC transporter substrate-binding protein: protein MRSSVKLLSYAAGLLLLVPMLSACTLRSSQPSNQQNAQQTGSSKQIVLAIGGESEEGYDPTLGWGRYGSPLFQSTLLRRDKNLNLVNDLATNYSVSKDRKVWTVNIRRDAVFSDGKPVTAEDVAYTFNKAAKSGGLTDLTVLEEAVATDKDTIELRLKQPQSTFVNRLVTLGIVPKHAHGGDYARKPIGSGPYKLVQWDEGQQLIVEANPNYYGEPPAIKRLVFLFVEEDAAFAAAKSGQAQVAAVPQSLAGQQVEGMKLYDVTSVDNRGLMFPFPRSNAKTTPDGNPVGNDVTADLAIRQAINVAIDRKALVEGVLEGYGSPAYSPVSGLAWEQPDANIQDADIERAKQILAKGGWSDKNGDGVLEKGNLRAEFTLLYPASDSTRQALALSIAEMIKPIGIRANVQGKSWDEIKPLMHSNAVLFGWGSHDQSEMYNLYHSKSAQGDFNNAGYYANSAIDKTLDLAMGAPTEEEAIAFWKAAQWNGQQGFTAKGDAAWAWLVNLNHTYFVSTCLDIGNLQVEPHGHGWPITANITQWKWTCD from the coding sequence ATGCGTTCAAGCGTCAAACTTTTGTCTTATGCAGCGGGATTATTGTTGCTAGTGCCAATGCTATCTGCTTGTACTCTCCGTTCATCTCAACCAAGTAATCAGCAAAACGCCCAACAAACGGGTTCTTCAAAACAAATAGTGCTGGCAATCGGGGGTGAAAGTGAGGAAGGGTACGACCCCACATTGGGTTGGGGACGGTACGGCTCTCCACTGTTTCAAAGTACTTTACTTCGTCGCGATAAAAATCTGAACTTAGTCAACGACCTGGCAACTAATTACAGCGTCAGTAAAGACCGAAAAGTTTGGACGGTGAACATCCGGCGAGATGCTGTTTTCTCGGATGGAAAGCCTGTTACGGCTGAAGATGTAGCATATACCTTCAACAAAGCAGCGAAGAGTGGTGGTTTAACGGATCTGACGGTGCTGGAAGAAGCTGTGGCGACTGACAAAGATACAATAGAACTACGCCTGAAACAGCCACAAAGCACGTTTGTTAATCGGCTTGTTACTCTCGGTATTGTACCGAAACACGCGCACGGAGGCGATTATGCCCGCAAGCCAATCGGGTCAGGCCCCTACAAACTGGTGCAGTGGGATGAGGGACAACAGTTGATTGTGGAGGCAAATCCCAACTACTACGGTGAGCCACCCGCAATTAAACGATTGGTGTTTTTGTTTGTGGAAGAAGATGCGGCATTTGCGGCAGCAAAATCTGGGCAGGCACAGGTGGCAGCCGTTCCCCAATCGCTAGCAGGGCAGCAAGTTGAAGGCATGAAGCTGTATGACGTGACCAGCGTGGATAATCGGGGATTGATGTTCCCTTTTCCACGTAGCAATGCCAAGACGACACCAGATGGCAATCCTGTTGGCAATGATGTGACGGCCGATCTAGCCATTCGGCAGGCAATTAATGTGGCGATTGATCGCAAAGCCTTAGTAGAAGGAGTTTTGGAAGGCTATGGTTCTCCGGCCTATAGTCCCGTCAGTGGATTGGCGTGGGAACAACCTGATGCCAATATTCAGGATGCTGATATTGAACGGGCAAAACAGATTTTGGCAAAAGGGGGATGGAGTGATAAAAATGGCGATGGTGTCTTGGAAAAGGGAAATTTACGGGCAGAATTCACCCTACTTTATCCTGCCAGTGACAGTACTCGTCAGGCGCTTGCGCTCTCGATTGCAGAAATGATTAAGCCTATCGGCATTCGTGCCAATGTTCAGGGCAAGAGTTGGGATGAAATTAAACCATTAATGCACAGCAATGCAGTGTTATTTGGCTGGGGCAGCCACGATCAGAGTGAGATGTACAATCTCTATCACAGCAAATCTGCACAGGGAGACTTTAACAACGCTGGATATTATGCGAATTCTGCGATTGATAAAACGTTAGATCTGGCAATGGGCGCACCGACTGAGGAAGAAGCGATCGCCTTTTGGAAAGCGGCGCAGTGGAATGGTCAGCAGGGATTTACGGCGAAAGGAGATGCTGCCTGGGCATGGTTGGTGAACCTGAATCACACCTATTTTGTAAGTACTTGTTTGGATATTGGCAATCTACAAGTTGAACCACACGGGCATGGTTGGCCTATCACTGCCAACATCACGCAATGGAAATGGACATGCGATTAA
- a CDS encoding metal ABC transporter substrate-binding protein, translating into MSKLSALVLTISFLIVACGAGNNTTAPSTPSATNTATQSGDRKSQDKPLVVTTVAPITNIVSNIAGDRISVVGVVPEGTDSHTFEPRPSDADLLAQADLILVNGLSLETPTKKLAQTSKPKDTKIYQLGDETITKQEWIFDFSFPKDKGDPNPHLWVNPKYAEAYAKLAAKHLTELDPAGKDYYATNLKKYQERLAELDKVSRAVVASIPPEKRKLLTYHDSWAYWAREYGFEVIGAIQPSDFNEPSAQDIAKLVDQVRATKVPAIFGSEVFPSKVSEQIAREANVKTANTSDDDLPGEGSANAIENTNPEHTYIGMMAENLRILALNLGGNPKLVDTLNTANIVGSKASASK; encoded by the coding sequence ATGAGTAAGCTTTCTGCATTAGTTTTGACAATTAGTTTCTTGATAGTAGCTTGCGGCGCTGGAAATAATACCACAGCGCCTTCCACCCCTTCGGCAACCAATACAGCAACCCAAAGTGGCGATCGCAAATCTCAAGATAAACCTTTAGTCGTCACAACAGTAGCTCCTATTACTAATATAGTCAGTAACATTGCAGGCGATCGCATCTCTGTTGTCGGCGTTGTCCCAGAAGGTACTGATTCTCACACCTTTGAGCCTCGCCCTTCTGATGCCGATCTCCTCGCTCAAGCCGATCTGATCTTAGTTAATGGTTTAAGCTTAGAAACCCCTACAAAAAAACTAGCACAAACCTCTAAGCCAAAAGACACAAAAATCTACCAATTGGGGGATGAAACAATTACAAAACAAGAGTGGATTTTTGACTTTAGCTTTCCTAAAGATAAAGGAGATCCTAACCCGCACCTCTGGGTAAATCCCAAATACGCTGAAGCTTATGCCAAATTAGCTGCCAAACATTTAACCGAATTAGATCCAGCAGGAAAAGATTACTACGCCACTAATTTAAAAAAATACCAAGAACGTCTTGCTGAACTAGATAAAGTCTCCCGTGCGGTAGTTGCCAGTATCCCTCCCGAAAAGCGCAAACTGCTCACATACCACGACTCTTGGGCATATTGGGCGCGAGAGTATGGCTTTGAAGTGATTGGTGCGATTCAGCCTTCAGATTTTAACGAACCTTCAGCCCAAGATATTGCCAAACTCGTCGATCAAGTTCGTGCAACAAAAGTCCCTGCTATCTTTGGTTCCGAAGTATTTCCCAGCAAAGTATCCGAACAAATTGCCCGCGAAGCCAATGTCAAAACAGCTAACACTAGCGATGACGATTTACCAGGCGAAGGTTCAGCTAATGCCATAGAAAATACTAATCCTGAGCATACATATATTGGCATGATGGCAGAAAACTTACGGATACTGGCACTCAATCTTGGTGGTAACCCGAAGCTAGTTGATACCCTCAATACTGCTAATATAGTAGGTTCAAAAGCCAGTGCAAGTAAATAA
- a CDS encoding metal ABC transporter ATP-binding protein, with the protein MEPILEIKNLTCGYQQEPVFTKVNLTLYPGQLSGLVGPSGSGKSTLMKAILGLIRPWGGEIWFRGKKLNPGVAPLKVGYVPQVETVDWSFPVTAEEVVMMGRYQKKQLLPWAYKSDRAAAKRLLTRIGVANVAHQPIGELSGGQQQRVFLARALVGQPDIVILDEPTSSSDLHVQHELLHLLADLNQEGLTILLSTHDLNSVATHLPWVVCFNHGIICQGQPIDVFTSATLGQTFGAEMVVFHQEDRILIASGMTTLRHQMKRNLPHILDKSQAVSD; encoded by the coding sequence GTGGAACCAATTCTTGAAATTAAAAACCTCACCTGTGGCTATCAACAAGAGCCAGTATTTACAAAAGTTAATCTCACACTCTATCCTGGTCAACTTTCTGGCTTAGTTGGACCATCAGGTAGTGGTAAAAGCACTTTGATGAAAGCAATTTTAGGCTTAATTCGTCCTTGGGGTGGTGAAATTTGGTTTCGTGGTAAAAAATTAAATCCCGGCGTTGCACCACTTAAAGTTGGTTATGTACCGCAAGTAGAAACAGTAGATTGGAGTTTTCCTGTTACTGCTGAAGAAGTAGTAATGATGGGGCGTTACCAGAAAAAACAGCTTTTGCCTTGGGCTTATAAGAGCGATCGCGCAGCCGCAAAAAGACTCCTCACCCGTATTGGAGTCGCTAACGTAGCCCATCAACCCATTGGCGAACTATCCGGCGGGCAACAACAACGAGTTTTTCTAGCGCGGGCGCTTGTCGGACAACCAGATATTGTGATTCTTGATGAGCCTACCAGTAGTTCAGATCTTCATGTCCAACACGAACTCTTACACCTATTAGCAGATTTAAACCAGGAAGGGTTAACAATTCTACTCTCTACCCACGACCTCAATTCAGTAGCAACTCATCTACCTTGGGTAGTATGTTTCAATCACGGAATCATCTGTCAAGGTCAACCAATTGATGTTTTCACTTCTGCTACGTTGGGGCAGACATTTGGAGCAGAGATGGTAGTTTTCCATCAAGAAGACCGCATTTTGATTGCTAGTGGAATGACGACACTCCGGCATCAAATGAAGCGTAATTTACCTCATATCTTGGACAAATCTCAAGCAGTTAGTGATTAG
- a CDS encoding iron uptake porin, translated as MWNSLLGSPASLAVLMVVSSSAIAADSFVLATEMPDPATLELQTAKTTDLAVNTLEPPAVTNIEAKAHTTATIEIDSQPTVNNPEIVAEQPHIQASTDVLSQNLDNNADAPVVPVTNVSELSDVRPTDWAYEALRNLAERYKCLQRYPDGAYRGSRALSRYEFAAGLNACFQQIESLIARPGTNTNGISNNDLQVVQRLTQEFRTELTTLGTRLDSLEGRTAFIEQRQFSTTTKLNGTVIFGLVGVAAGENALGEKIDQVPVLGTRTRLDFDTSFTGKDLLRTRFQIANLDALSGTSTLTPEGDLRFTAGTFSTGNDATAALDALLYSFPVGEKTTVILEANAGAADDFTDTVNPGFDGDGDRGALSNFGTRNPIYYLTSGAGLAVRHVFNDNLELSLGYLATDPANSTPGGGLFNGPYGAIGQLTIKPRENFTVGLTYLNAYNNDLTAGSNRANLRSALADNPDGLRLDQSFLDSIPEGSSLATSSNAYGIQASLKLSPKFILGGWAGYTTTRTLPSAEQSASLGGDLGIWNYAVTLGFPDLGKEGSFAGIIVGMEPKLTRVSGPISTLGLSKDPDTSLHIEGFYQYQLTDNIAVTPGIIWLTAPDHNNLNQDIVIGTVRTTFSF; from the coding sequence ATGTGGAATTCCCTGCTAGGTAGTCCAGCTAGTTTGGCAGTATTGATGGTTGTTTCATCTAGTGCGATCGCGGCGGATAGCTTCGTACTAGCGACTGAAATGCCCGATCCCGCAACGCTAGAGCTTCAAACAGCAAAAACAACTGATCTTGCTGTTAATACTCTTGAGCCGCCAGCCGTTACTAATATAGAAGCTAAAGCACATACCACAGCAACTATTGAGATTGATTCTCAACCAACAGTAAACAACCCAGAAATAGTTGCAGAGCAACCTCATATTCAGGCTTCTACAGATGTCTTGTCGCAAAATCTTGATAATAATGCTGATGCTCCTGTAGTTCCCGTAACAAACGTTTCCGAGTTAAGCGATGTCCGACCGACAGACTGGGCTTATGAAGCTCTCAGGAACCTTGCAGAAAGATACAAATGTTTGCAGAGATATCCCGATGGTGCTTATCGTGGTAGTCGCGCACTGTCGCGCTATGAATTTGCTGCTGGTTTGAATGCTTGTTTTCAACAGATAGAAAGTTTGATTGCTCGCCCTGGCACAAATACAAATGGGATTAGCAACAATGACCTTCAGGTGGTGCAAAGACTAACCCAGGAGTTTAGAACTGAACTGACAACTTTAGGAACGCGCTTAGATAGTTTAGAAGGTCGTACTGCCTTTATAGAACAGCGCCAGTTTTCAACTACGACAAAGCTAAATGGAACAGTAATCTTTGGGCTGGTAGGTGTAGCAGCCGGAGAAAATGCTTTAGGCGAAAAAATAGACCAAGTACCTGTCTTAGGAACTCGGACTCGTTTAGACTTTGATACTAGCTTTACAGGTAAAGATCTACTTAGAACAAGATTTCAGATAGCTAACCTAGATGCCTTGTCAGGCACTTCTACACTTACTCCTGAAGGCGATCTCAGATTTACGGCTGGAACTTTCAGCACTGGAAACGATGCTACTGCTGCGCTGGATGCTCTGCTGTACAGTTTCCCCGTCGGTGAGAAGACAACTGTAATTCTTGAAGCTAATGCGGGCGCGGCTGATGACTTTACCGATACAGTCAACCCTGGCTTTGATGGTGATGGCGATCGCGGCGCACTTTCTAATTTTGGTACTCGTAATCCAATTTATTACTTAACTAGCGGTGCTGGTTTAGCTGTGCGGCACGTATTTAACGATAATCTGGAATTAAGCTTAGGGTATTTAGCAACTGATCCAGCTAACTCCACACCAGGCGGGGGTTTGTTTAATGGGCCATACGGGGCAATCGGACAGTTAACTATCAAGCCAAGAGAAAATTTCACTGTAGGCTTAACTTACCTGAATGCTTACAATAACGATTTAACGGCTGGTAGTAATCGTGCTAATCTGCGCTCTGCTTTAGCTGATAATCCAGATGGTTTACGCTTAGATCAAAGTTTTTTAGACTCAATTCCAGAAGGATCGAGTTTAGCAACCTCTAGTAACGCCTATGGTATACAGGCATCACTAAAACTTAGCCCTAAATTTATTTTAGGTGGTTGGGCTGGCTACACTACCACGCGCACTCTACCTTCTGCTGAACAAAGCGCATCACTGGGAGGAGATTTAGGGATTTGGAATTATGCAGTTACTTTGGGCTTTCCTGATTTGGGTAAGGAGGGTAGCTTTGCCGGGATAATTGTAGGGATGGAGCCTAAACTTACTCGTGTTAGTGGCCCGATATCTACATTAGGACTAAGTAAAGATCCAGATACTTCACTGCATATTGAAGGATTTTACCAATATCAACTCACGGATAATATTGCAGTTACCCCTGGGATTATCTGGCTGACTGCTCCCGACCACAATAACCTCAATCAGGATATTGTGATTGGCACAGTTAGAACTACGTTTAGTTTCTAG
- a CDS encoding high light inducible protein translates to MQFVDRKEDLSYKHYSSEWKWGFTPSAEIWNSRLAMVGIIAAIVINLTTGQGVLHFWGIL, encoded by the coding sequence ATGCAATTTGTAGATAGAAAAGAAGATCTGAGCTACAAACACTACAGTAGCGAGTGGAAATGGGGCTTTACTCCCAGTGCCGAAATTTGGAATAGTCGCCTAGCTATGGTTGGCATCATTGCTGCGATCGTTATTAATTTAACGACTGGTCAGGGTGTACTTCACTTTTGGGGAATACTATAA
- a CDS encoding chlorophyll a/b-binding protein, with protein MESLQEKTKQPYTEAAINIEQGFTPNAEVWNGRFAMIGFVSILIIEVLSGEGIVDFWGSLLSPLW; from the coding sequence ATGGAATCTTTGCAAGAAAAAACCAAACAACCGTATACTGAAGCCGCAATTAATATTGAGCAAGGTTTTACGCCTAATGCAGAGGTCTGGAATGGTCGCTTTGCTATGATTGGATTCGTTTCAATCCTCATTATTGAGGTATTAAGTGGGGAAGGAATTGTTGACTTTTGGGGCAGTCTGCTAAGTCCTCTGTGGTAA